In Flavobacterium cerinum, one genomic interval encodes:
- a CDS encoding deoxyguanosinetriphosphate triphosphohydrolase, whose amino-acid sequence MHWEQLLSLKRQGDTSKRLRKEQDDTRLGFEVDYDRIIFSSAFRSLQDKTQVIPLSKTDFVHTRLTHSLEVSVVGRSLGRLVGKRILEKYPHLKEVHGFHMNDFGTIVAAAALAHDIGNPPFGHSGEKAIGEYFKTGKGSKYKELLAPKEWQDLIDFEGNANGFSVLTGSRPGNEGGLRISYATLGAFMKYPKESLPKKPTPHIADKKFGFFQTDKVFFNDVAAELGLIPNKKGDDIGYERHPLAFLVEAADDICYTIIDFEDGINLGLVDEDFALEYLVKLVTHTMDRKKYNTLVTKEDRISYLRALAISSLINDAVNVFLENEAEILSGTFHSALMDKSRYKAQMDDIIKISVKNIYQSNDVIEKEIMGYQIINTLLDKFCTAYNNKFEGVATNYDQLILKLLPEKFVTEKMSLYERLMHICHFISMLTDGKALQIFNIIKG is encoded by the coding sequence ATGCATTGGGAGCAATTATTATCGTTAAAAAGACAAGGAGATACCAGTAAACGTTTGCGTAAAGAACAGGATGATACCCGTTTGGGTTTTGAAGTCGATTATGACCGGATCATCTTTTCTTCCGCATTTCGAAGCCTGCAAGATAAAACGCAGGTTATACCTTTATCGAAAACAGACTTTGTTCATACGCGTTTAACGCACAGTCTTGAAGTTTCGGTTGTGGGACGTTCATTAGGGCGTTTGGTCGGAAAAAGAATTCTTGAAAAATACCCTCATTTAAAAGAAGTGCACGGGTTTCATATGAACGATTTCGGAACTATTGTCGCCGCTGCGGCTTTGGCGCATGATATCGGAAATCCGCCTTTCGGACATTCGGGTGAAAAAGCAATAGGTGAATATTTTAAAACCGGAAAAGGGAGTAAATATAAAGAACTGTTGGCGCCAAAAGAATGGCAGGATCTGATCGATTTTGAAGGTAATGCTAATGGTTTCTCAGTGCTAACCGGTTCACGTCCGGGTAACGAAGGCGGACTACGGATTTCATATGCGACTTTAGGTGCTTTTATGAAATACCCGAAAGAAAGTCTTCCGAAAAAACCGACTCCACATATCGCTGATAAAAAGTTTGGCTTCTTTCAGACGGATAAAGTATTTTTTAATGATGTTGCTGCCGAATTGGGACTTATTCCGAATAAAAAAGGAGATGATATCGGATATGAAAGACATCCGTTGGCATTTTTGGTTGAAGCGGCCGATGATATCTGTTATACTATTATTGACTTTGAAGACGGAATCAACCTGGGATTGGTCGACGAAGATTTTGCATTGGAATATTTGGTCAAACTCGTAACGCATACGATGGATCGAAAGAAATACAATACTTTGGTTACTAAGGAAGATCGGATCAGTTACTTGCGCGCTTTGGCGATCAGTAGTTTGATTAATGATGCGGTTAATGTGTTTCTGGAAAATGAAGCGGAAATATTAAGTGGTACTTTTCATTCGGCGTTGATGGATAAAAGCCGATATAAAGCACAGATGGATGATATTATCAAGATCAGTGTTAAAAATATTTACCAGAGTAATGATGTGATTGAAAAGGAGATTATGGGCTATCAGATCATTAATACATTGTTGGATAAATTCTGTACTGCTTATAATAATAAGTTCGAAGGAGTGGCTACAAATTATGATCAATTGATATTAAAATTGCTTCCGGAGAAGTTTGTAACCGAAAAAATGAGTTTGTATGAAAGACTAATGCATATCTGTCATTTTATTTCAATGCTAACTGACGGGAAAGCCTTACAGATTTTTAACATTATTAAGGGTTAA
- a CDS encoding T9SS-dependent M36 family metallopeptidase, with the protein MKKTTLLMLLLTSGVGFAQSQNEQIQRYLAGNHQKLGLSRQDVADWFVESEASSSSTKINNYYVKQRYQGIEIFNAVTNFSIKNGEVINVGNRFVGNVAAKVNTVVPVLSVTDGFLKAQSHLKVPAFSSQIATRISDKEFKLTNGTLADDPVSAELVFQEMEDQSLRLAWDYTFYTSDYKHLWSVRIDAVNGKMLENFDLVLTCNFGDSNHKEHNHSVNFTSQAYKEASSLAQVQSGSYRVYPYNVESPNHGNRELLVTPHNAVASPYGWHDTNGVAGPEFTITRGNNAWAKEDIAGNNGTGTSPNGGLGMVFDFPYGGTGVQPSTYTSAATTNLFYMNNIMHDIMYQYGFNEINGNFQQNNYGKGGTVTFNGDPVLADAQDGSGVNNANFATPVDGQSPRMQMFLWNVGPRPNLFRIHSPASLAGGYFAVENNFTAGHVAVPIAPAAITADLALFDDGIPDNNDGCTAAINGAQLNGKIVLIRRGSCDFVNKVMFAQNAGAVGVIMINNLEEYMVMGGSNAAITIPAILVSQSVGNALIAAMQSGPVNVSLTHETVNFVNSDGDFDNGVISHEYGHGISSRLTGGPANASCLTSTEQMGEGWSDFFAYLLQIKAGDSPVTGKGIATFLANQPTSGVGIRQYKYSTDMGINPLTYGDTNGLTYVDANGNTRIDVHAVGTVWATMLWDLTWAYINKYGYDPNIYTGTGGNNKVLRLIIDALKLQPCNPSFVSGRDAIIAADQATTGGQDFCIIWDVFARRGLGVNASAGMNSGVSAINDQVEDFTTPPQGANCTMAVDYFQNEEMIKVYPNPSNGQFNVFIGNYSGKVSLQVYDINGRNVYNQKVEDFNIERTINLKGLQSGMYILKIEGDNLNYTKKVILN; encoded by the coding sequence ATGAAAAAAACTACCCTGTTGATGTTGTTATTGACAAGTGGTGTTGGATTTGCGCAATCTCAAAATGAGCAGATCCAACGTTATTTGGCCGGTAACCATCAAAAGTTAGGCCTTTCCCGACAAGATGTTGCGGATTGGTTTGTAGAAAGTGAGGCGAGTTCTTCGTCAACCAAGATTAATAACTACTACGTAAAACAACGTTATCAAGGGATTGAAATTTTTAACGCTGTTACTAATTTCTCCATTAAAAATGGTGAAGTGATCAATGTAGGAAACCGTTTTGTCGGTAATGTGGCTGCTAAAGTGAATACGGTAGTACCGGTATTGTCGGTTACAGACGGATTTCTGAAGGCGCAATCGCATTTAAAAGTACCGGCTTTCAGTTCGCAAATCGCTACGAGGATCAGTGACAAAGAATTTAAACTGACTAACGGAACCTTAGCGGATGATCCGGTGAGCGCAGAACTGGTTTTTCAAGAAATGGAAGATCAGTCTTTACGTCTGGCTTGGGATTATACTTTCTATACGTCAGATTATAAACATTTATGGAGTGTTCGTATTGATGCCGTAAACGGTAAAATGCTGGAAAACTTTGATTTGGTGTTAACCTGTAACTTTGGTGATTCAAATCATAAAGAACATAACCATTCGGTAAACTTTACAAGTCAGGCTTACAAAGAAGCCAGCTCATTAGCGCAGGTACAATCCGGTTCTTACCGTGTTTATCCTTACAATGTAGAAAGCCCGAACCACGGAAATCGTGAATTACTGGTAACACCGCATAATGCAGTGGCTTCTCCTTACGGATGGCATGATACTAACGGTGTGGCCGGACCGGAGTTTACTATTACCCGCGGAAATAATGCTTGGGCGAAAGAAGATATCGCCGGAAATAACGGAACAGGAACTAGCCCGAACGGTGGTTTAGGAATGGTTTTCGATTTTCCTTATGGCGGTACAGGTGTTCAGCCGTCAACTTATACCAGTGCTGCTACGACGAACTTATTCTATATGAATAATATCATGCACGATATTATGTATCAGTATGGATTTAATGAAATAAACGGAAACTTCCAGCAAAATAACTACGGAAAAGGAGGAACTGTTACATTTAACGGGGATCCTGTTTTAGCCGATGCACAAGATGGTAGCGGTGTTAACAATGCAAATTTTGCCACACCGGTTGACGGTCAGTCGCCGAGAATGCAAATGTTCTTATGGAATGTAGGACCAAGACCTAATCTTTTCCGTATACATTCTCCGGCTTCTCTTGCTGGGGGCTATTTTGCAGTTGAAAATAATTTTACTGCCGGACATGTAGCTGTGCCGATAGCACCGGCTGCTATTACAGCAGATTTAGCATTATTTGATGACGGTATTCCGGATAATAACGACGGATGTACTGCAGCGATAAACGGAGCGCAGTTAAATGGGAAAATTGTATTGATCAGAAGAGGTTCTTGTGATTTCGTAAATAAAGTAATGTTCGCTCAGAATGCAGGAGCTGTCGGTGTTATTATGATTAATAATTTGGAGGAATACATGGTGATGGGAGGATCAAATGCTGCTATTACGATTCCGGCTATATTAGTCAGTCAGTCAGTTGGAAACGCGTTAATTGCCGCGATGCAATCCGGACCGGTTAATGTTAGTTTGACACATGAAACAGTAAACTTTGTTAATTCAGACGGAGACTTTGATAACGGAGTTATTTCACATGAATACGGTCATGGAATTTCATCGCGTTTAACAGGTGGACCTGCTAATGCATCTTGTTTGACTAGTACTGAACAAATGGGAGAAGGATGGTCTGATTTCTTTGCTTATTTATTGCAGATTAAAGCAGGAGATTCTCCTGTAACAGGAAAAGGAATTGCTACTTTCTTAGCAAATCAGCCTACATCAGGTGTTGGAATCCGTCAGTACAAATATTCAACCGATATGGGAATAAACCCGCTTACATATGGTGATACGAACGGTTTGACTTATGTAGATGCTAACGGAAATACACGAATTGATGTGCATGCTGTTGGAACTGTTTGGGCTACGATGCTTTGGGATTTAACTTGGGCTTATATCAATAAATATGGCTATGATCCGAATATTTATACAGGAACGGGAGGAAATAATAAAGTTCTTAGGTTGATCATCGATGCATTAAAATTACAACCGTGTAACCCTTCGTTTGTTTCCGGAAGAGATGCGATTATCGCTGCTGATCAGGCTACAACCGGCGGACAGGATTTTTGTATTATCTGGGATGTTTTTGCAAGAAGAGGTCTTGGGGTTAATGCTTCTGCCGGAATGAATAGCGGAGTATCTGCGATTAATGACCAGGTGGAAGATTTTACAACACCGCCACAAGGTGCAAACTGTACAATGGCTGTTGATTATTTTCAGAATGAAGAAATGATCAAAGTATATCCGAATCCGTCTAACGGACAGTTTAATGTATTTATCGGAAACTATTCCGGAAAAGTTTCATTACAGGTATACGATATCAACGGAAGAAATGTTTACAACCAGAAAGTAGAAGACTTTAACATTGAAAGAACAATTAATCTTAAAGGGCTGCAATCAGGAATGTACATTCTTAAAATTGAAGGTGATAATTTAAATTATACTAAAAAGGTAATATTAAATTAA
- a CDS encoding DUF3078 domain-containing protein: MKITPYLFGLLFILFVQKSNAQDVVRTTVPDTTSYWHKKNSVGLDFSQIAFINWSVGGNNSISGLLKGAFLRNYTKGNLMWKNELIVRYGVNKQEERELRKTDDAIQLNSTIGYRHDSISNWYHSAKLNFNTQFTSGYAYPNTDLAISKAFAPAYLFLGVGAEYSNKEQKLNAYFSPLTQKTTLVLDERLADQGAFGVDKAVYDENGNLVRHGKKSRTEVGILVTNQWKNEIYKNMFLDHRLSLYTDYLNNFGNIDVDWQLQLDLVVNEYVKANIGTHLVYDDDIKSKKEIDGVQVTQGPKIQFKQLLGVGLSYTF; this comes from the coding sequence ATGAAGATTACTCCGTATCTATTCGGATTACTTTTTATTCTATTCGTTCAAAAAAGTAATGCACAAGACGTAGTAAGAACTACAGTTCCCGACACAACATCCTACTGGCACAAGAAAAACAGCGTAGGACTCGATTTCAGCCAAATTGCATTTATCAATTGGAGTGTCGGAGGAAACAACTCCATTTCAGGGCTTTTAAAGGGCGCTTTTTTACGAAACTACACAAAGGGCAATCTAATGTGGAAAAACGAATTAATCGTTCGCTATGGCGTTAATAAACAAGAAGAGCGCGAGCTTCGTAAAACAGACGATGCTATTCAATTGAATTCTACTATCGGATATCGTCATGATAGTATCTCAAACTGGTATCATAGTGCGAAGTTGAACTTTAACACACAGTTCACCAGTGGTTATGCTTACCCGAATACCGATCTGGCTATTTCAAAAGCCTTTGCACCCGCTTATTTATTTCTGGGAGTCGGTGCCGAGTATTCCAATAAGGAACAAAAGCTAAACGCCTATTTTTCACCGTTAACCCAAAAGACTACTTTGGTACTTGATGAACGTCTGGCCGATCAGGGTGCTTTCGGAGTTGACAAAGCGGTTTATGATGAAAACGGGAATCTGGTTCGACACGGTAAAAAATCACGTACAGAAGTTGGTATTTTGGTTACGAATCAGTGGAAAAACGAAATTTATAAGAATATGTTTCTGGATCACCGGTTAAGTCTTTATACCGATTATCTGAATAATTTCGGGAATATTGATGTAGACTGGCAATTGCAGTTAGACTTAGTCGTAAATGAATATGTAAAAGCCAATATCGGAACCCATCTGGTTTATGACGATGACATCAAATCTAAAAAAGAGATTGATGGCGTACAGGTTACTCAGGGGCCGAAAATACAGTTCAAACAACTCTTAGGCGTTGGTTTGAGTTACACATTTTAA
- a CDS encoding 1-deoxy-D-xylulose-5-phosphate synthase has protein sequence MSAKLLSNILSPTDLRKLPAEQLPALAQELRDFIIDIVATKGGHLGASLGVVELTIALHYVFNTPDDLLVWDVGHQAYGHKILTERAAVFHTNRQLNGISGFPNRSESSYDTFGVGHSSTAISAALGMAIASQLKGFPERHHIAVVGDASIASGMAFEGLNHAGVTDSNLLVILNDNAIGIDPSVGALKDYLTAVKDGRNPRDNNMISSLNFEYSGPVDGHDISLLIKELTRLKDKKGPKFLHITTTKGKGLEPAEKDQVRYHAPGKFDKTTGEILTKPDENLPPKFQDVFGLTLVELARENERIIGITPAMPTGSSLKFMMDAIPSRAFDVGIAEQHAVTLAAGMATQGMIVFCNIYSTFLQRAYDQVIHDVALQNLPVIFCLDRAGLVGEDGATHQGVFDIAYLNCIPNLILFAPLNETELRNGMYTAQLGLDHPIAIRYPRGRGYQLNWQLPFEKIEIGKAKTLASGSKIAILSTGTIGNNVIKALEQTGNSELFSHYHFPFIKPLDITLLNTICSTHESLITIEDGTINGGFGSTIASFVSGHYRSLTVKILGIPDEFIEHGTVLEQQEKCKIDVNSLVTFFSSY, from the coding sequence ATGTCAGCGAAACTCTTATCAAACATACTATCTCCCACTGATTTACGCAAATTACCGGCTGAGCAGCTTCCTGCTTTAGCTCAGGAATTACGTGATTTTATCATTGACATTGTAGCTACAAAAGGAGGACATTTGGGCGCTAGTCTGGGCGTAGTCGAATTAACTATTGCCCTTCACTATGTTTTTAACACTCCGGATGATTTACTGGTTTGGGATGTCGGACATCAGGCATATGGTCATAAAATCCTAACTGAAAGAGCCGCTGTATTTCACACCAACCGGCAATTAAACGGAATTTCCGGTTTTCCCAACCGAAGTGAAAGTTCCTATGACACCTTTGGCGTAGGCCATTCGTCAACTGCAATTTCTGCCGCTTTAGGAATGGCAATCGCTTCGCAATTAAAAGGATTTCCCGAAAGACATCATATTGCTGTAGTTGGCGATGCTTCCATTGCATCCGGAATGGCATTTGAAGGTTTAAATCATGCCGGTGTAACCGATTCCAATTTACTGGTTATTCTAAACGACAATGCGATAGGTATCGACCCGAGCGTTGGCGCACTGAAAGACTATTTAACCGCTGTAAAAGACGGACGAAATCCCCGTGACAACAATATGATCAGTTCGTTAAATTTTGAATATTCAGGCCCGGTTGACGGTCATGATATTTCATTATTAATCAAAGAACTAACCCGACTAAAAGATAAAAAAGGACCAAAATTCCTTCATATAACTACAACAAAAGGTAAAGGTCTTGAACCTGCCGAAAAAGATCAGGTACGGTATCATGCACCCGGAAAATTTGACAAAACAACCGGAGAAATTTTAACGAAACCGGACGAAAATCTTCCACCAAAGTTTCAGGATGTATTCGGTTTAACACTAGTCGAACTGGCGCGAGAAAACGAACGCATCATCGGAATAACTCCGGCTATGCCAACAGGTTCTTCTCTTAAATTTATGATGGATGCAATACCGTCACGAGCTTTTGATGTCGGTATAGCCGAACAACATGCCGTAACGCTTGCCGCCGGTATGGCTACACAAGGAATGATTGTATTTTGCAATATTTATTCCACTTTTCTGCAACGCGCTTACGACCAGGTGATTCACGATGTAGCCTTACAGAATTTACCGGTTATATTCTGTTTGGACAGAGCCGGTTTAGTGGGTGAAGACGGTGCAACACATCAGGGTGTATTTGACATCGCCTACCTCAACTGTATTCCAAACCTTATTCTATTTGCTCCGTTAAACGAAACGGAACTTCGAAACGGTATGTATACCGCACAATTAGGTCTTGATCATCCGATAGCCATTCGTTACCCGCGAGGAAGAGGGTATCAGCTTAACTGGCAACTTCCTTTTGAAAAAATTGAAATCGGAAAAGCAAAAACACTCGCTTCAGGAAGCAAAATAGCCATTTTATCAACCGGAACTATCGGTAACAATGTAATAAAGGCATTAGAACAAACCGGTAATTCCGAATTATTCTCTCATTATCATTTCCCGTTTATAAAACCATTAGACATAACACTATTGAACACCATCTGTAGTACACATGAAAGCCTGATCACAATTGAAGACGGAACGATTAACGGAGGCTTCGGAAGTACTATTGCTTCATTCGTATCAGGTCATTACCGGTCATTAACTGTTAAAATACTGGGCATTCCAGATGAATTCATTGAGCACGGCACAGTTCTTGAGCAACAAGAAAAATGCAAAATTGACGTTAATAGTCTTGTAACTTTTTTTTCAAGTTACTGA
- a CDS encoding nucleoside deaminase → MENIFTDEYFMKKALHEAEIAFEKGEIPVGAVVVIDNRVIARSHNLTELLNDVTAHAEMQAITAAANFLGGKYLKDCTLYVTLEPCQMCAGALYWSQVSKVVFGAGDDHRGYRKMGAQLHPKTIVVNGVMENECAALMKTFFQKRR, encoded by the coding sequence ATGGAAAACATTTTCACGGACGAATATTTTATGAAGAAAGCACTCCATGAAGCGGAGATTGCTTTTGAAAAAGGAGAAATTCCTGTTGGAGCGGTAGTAGTAATCGATAACCGGGTAATTGCGCGGAGTCATAATCTGACGGAGTTGCTAAACGATGTAACGGCACATGCTGAAATGCAGGCAATAACGGCCGCAGCGAATTTTCTTGGCGGGAAATACCTGAAAGATTGTACGCTTTATGTGACATTGGAGCCGTGTCAGATGTGTGCCGGAGCGCTTTATTGGAGCCAGGTTTCAAAAGTGGTTTTTGGAGCCGGAGATGATCATAGGGGGTATCGTAAAATGGGAGCACAGTTGCATCCGAAAACAATTGTGGTTAACGGGGTTATGGAAAATGAATGTGCTGCTTTGATGAAAACCTTTTTTCAGAAAAGACGATAA
- a CDS encoding Rne/Rng family ribonuclease produces MYQVNKELIIRSSSEAVDFALLKDGKLIELHREEGEKSGFQVGDIFIAKIRKPVAGLNAAFVNVGFEKDAFLHYHDLGPNLSSLMKFIKLVSAGKIKDFSLKNFPFEPEIDKDGAISDVLSANQSILVQVVKEPISTKGPRISSELSLAGRYVVLVPFSDRISISQKIESKEEKDRLKRLVQSIKPKGFGVIVRTVAEGKKVAELDKDLQNLLDKWTAMCKRIPTAHHPSKILGELNRASSILRDVFNDTFTGIHIDDEDLYYQTKEYLQEIAPAKVSIVKHYQSRELPLFEKYNIERQIKTSFGRTVSMSKGAYLIIEHTEALHVIDVNSGNRSNKAQNQEDTALEVNLIAAAEIARQLRLRDMGGIIVVDFIDMSNPDNRKVLYDFLREEMSDDKAKHKILPPSKFGLIQITRQRVRPEVNIKTREENPNNENGEIEAPILIIDKISADLERIFKDHKKVVLNAHPFVAAYITKGFPSLRSKWFFEHKKWVKVIPRDAYTYLEYHFFDKEGSEIK; encoded by the coding sequence ATGTACCAAGTGAACAAGGAATTAATTATCCGATCCAGTTCAGAAGCGGTAGATTTTGCCTTATTAAAAGATGGAAAACTAATTGAATTGCATCGGGAAGAAGGTGAAAAAAGCGGTTTTCAGGTAGGTGATATTTTTATTGCCAAAATCCGAAAACCCGTTGCAGGATTGAATGCGGCCTTTGTAAATGTAGGTTTCGAAAAAGATGCCTTTTTACATTATCATGATTTAGGCCCGAATCTATCTTCTCTGATGAAATTCATTAAACTTGTAAGCGCAGGTAAAATAAAAGATTTCTCCCTAAAAAACTTTCCTTTTGAACCTGAAATTGATAAAGACGGCGCTATTTCCGACGTGTTAAGTGCCAATCAATCAATTTTAGTTCAAGTAGTTAAAGAACCCATATCCACAAAAGGCCCCCGAATAAGTTCAGAACTTTCTCTGGCCGGACGATATGTAGTTTTAGTTCCTTTTTCGGACCGGATTTCCATCTCACAAAAGATTGAATCAAAAGAAGAAAAAGACCGACTGAAACGTTTGGTTCAATCTATCAAACCAAAAGGATTTGGTGTTATTGTCAGAACAGTAGCAGAAGGCAAAAAAGTAGCTGAACTTGACAAAGACTTACAAAACTTGCTGGACAAATGGACAGCAATGTGTAAGCGAATCCCCACAGCTCATCATCCTTCAAAAATATTAGGTGAACTCAACAGAGCGTCATCCATATTACGAGATGTATTTAATGATACCTTTACCGGTATTCATATTGATGATGAGGATCTGTATTATCAAACGAAGGAGTATTTGCAAGAAATAGCTCCTGCTAAAGTATCTATTGTTAAGCATTATCAATCGAGAGAATTACCTCTTTTTGAGAAATACAATATAGAGCGACAAATCAAAACGTCATTTGGAAGAACGGTTTCTATGAGCAAAGGAGCTTATTTAATCATAGAACACACCGAAGCTTTACACGTAATTGACGTTAACAGCGGTAACCGCTCCAACAAAGCGCAAAACCAGGAAGACACAGCCCTTGAAGTGAATCTGATTGCTGCGGCCGAAATAGCCCGACAATTACGATTAAGAGATATGGGCGGTATTATTGTTGTCGATTTTATCGATATGTCAAATCCTGATAACCGTAAAGTACTCTATGATTTCTTACGCGAGGAAATGAGCGATGACAAAGCAAAACATAAAATCTTGCCTCCTAGCAAATTTGGATTAATTCAAATTACTAGACAAAGAGTCAGACCAGAAGTAAATATCAAAACAAGAGAAGAAAACCCGAACAATGAAAACGGGGAAATTGAAGCTCCTATTCTTATTATTGATAAAATATCGGCTGATCTAGAAAGAATTTTTAAGGATCATAAAAAAGTGGTCCTGAATGCGCATCCTTTTGTGGCTGCGTATATAACTAAAGGTTTTCCATCATTACGTTCAAAATGGTTTTTTGAACATAAAAAATGGGTGAAAGTTATACCTCGTGACGCTTACACGTACTTAGAATATCACTTTTTCGATAAAGAAGGAAGTGAAATCAAATAA
- a CDS encoding HU family DNA-binding protein, translated as MTKADIVAKISEKLGLEKGDVQATVESFMDEVKNSLETGDNVYLRGFGSFIIKTRAEKTGRNISKNTTIKIPAHNIPAFKPAKVFVDGVKTNTEVKVN; from the coding sequence ATGACGAAAGCAGACATCGTAGCGAAAATTTCCGAAAAATTGGGTCTAGAAAAAGGAGATGTACAAGCAACAGTTGAGTCTTTTATGGACGAAGTAAAAAACTCATTAGAAACTGGTGACAACGTATACTTAAGAGGTTTTGGTAGCTTTATCATCAAAACCAGAGCAGAAAAAACTGGTAGAAATATCTCTAAAAACACTACAATTAAGATTCCTGCCCACAACATCCCGGCTTTCAAACCAGCAAAAGTTTTTGTTGATGGCGTGAAAACGAATACTGAAGTAAAAGTTAACTAA
- the mutY gene encoding A/G-specific adenine glycosylase encodes MNFSNSLIQWYLQSKRDLPWRKTTNPYLIWLSEIMLQQTRVAQGLPYFLTFVDAFPTVFDLAQADEEKVLKLWQGLGYYSRARNLHATAQYIAFERNGEFPENYDGLLKLKGVGEYTAAAIASIAYGEPVPVVDGNVFRVLARYFDVETDISLPVAKKEFWALAAELLPVDKASLFNQAMMEFGALQCVPKNPDCTICVLNDGCAALQKKKIASLPVKLKKTKVTNRYLNYIILKDVEGRTKVQKREDKGIWYGLYEFPLIETKLDAAQELLPELIVRLDGIAEKSKLENVRLLNREVVVHKLSHQHLHIHFWELKIDKKLPDGLSFDEIEKLPFPIVIYNFITEYVKK; translated from the coding sequence ATGAATTTTTCTAACTCGTTAATCCAGTGGTATTTGCAGTCTAAGCGCGATTTGCCATGGCGAAAAACGACCAATCCTTACCTTATATGGCTGTCTGAAATCATGTTGCAACAAACGCGAGTTGCGCAGGGTTTGCCGTATTTTTTAACATTTGTTGATGCTTTTCCAACCGTATTCGATCTGGCTCAGGCTGACGAAGAAAAAGTTTTGAAACTTTGGCAGGGATTAGGGTATTATTCGAGGGCTCGCAACCTTCATGCTACAGCTCAGTATATTGCTTTTGAAAGAAATGGTGAATTCCCTGAAAATTATGACGGCCTTTTAAAGTTAAAAGGAGTAGGGGAATATACCGCTGCTGCCATTGCTTCGATTGCTTATGGTGAGCCGGTGCCGGTGGTGGATGGAAATGTGTTTCGGGTTTTGGCGCGTTATTTTGATGTGGAAACGGATATTTCGCTCCCTGTTGCTAAAAAGGAGTTTTGGGCATTGGCGGCAGAATTGTTGCCGGTTGATAAAGCTTCGTTGTTTAATCAGGCTATGATGGAATTCGGAGCGCTGCAATGTGTGCCTAAAAATCCGGATTGTACTATATGTGTGCTGAATGATGGCTGTGCGGCACTTCAGAAAAAGAAAATAGCAAGTCTTCCGGTTAAACTGAAAAAAACGAAAGTTACAAACCGATATCTGAATTATATTATATTGAAAGATGTTGAAGGAAGGACGAAAGTACAGAAACGAGAGGATAAAGGAATCTGGTATGGCTTATATGAATTTCCGCTGATCGAAACGAAGTTGGATGCTGCTCAGGAATTGTTACCGGAACTGATTGTACGGCTTGATGGGATTGCGGAGAAAAGCAAGTTGGAAAATGTGCGGCTTTTAAACAGGGAAGTGGTTGTGCATAAATTGTCGCATCAGCATTTGCATATTCATTTCTGGGAATTGAAAATCGATAAAAAGTTACCGGATGGACTATCTTTTGATGAAATTGAAAAGCTTCCGTTTCCGATTGTGATATATAATTTTATCACAGAGTATGTGAAAAAATAA
- a CDS encoding single-stranded DNA-binding protein: MNGTVNKVMLIGHLGDDVKMHYFEGGNCIGRFPLATNEVYINKTTNERITSTEWHNLVVRNKAAEICEKYLSKGDKIYVEGRIKSRQWQAEDGTTKYTTEIQVTEFTFLTTKKEIENNKQGFPPSGDTPKPSFESPGASMQNDDMPF, from the coding sequence ATGAACGGAACGGTAAATAAAGTTATGTTGATCGGGCATTTAGGAGATGATGTCAAAATGCATTATTTCGAAGGAGGAAATTGCATCGGGCGTTTTCCTTTGGCAACTAACGAAGTCTATATTAACAAGACTACAAACGAAAGAATCACCTCTACAGAATGGCATAATCTTGTTGTGCGGAACAAAGCCGCTGAGATTTGCGAAAAATACCTTTCAAAAGGGGATAAGATTTATGTGGAAGGCCGTATTAAATCCAGACAATGGCAAGCCGAAGACGGAACAACAAAGTATACCACAGAAATTCAGGTTACTGAGTTTACCTTTTTAACGACCAAAAAGGAAATTGAAAATAATAAACAAGGTTTTCCTCCTTCAGGCGATACTCCTAAACCTTCTTTTGAATCGCCGGGCGCATCAATGCAAAATGATGATATGCCGTTTTAA